Proteins co-encoded in one Spirosoma endbachense genomic window:
- a CDS encoding UDP-N-acetylmuramoyl-tripeptide--D-alanyl-D-alanine ligase, with protein MSTSMLSTAELYSKFQECTGVSTDTRKITANCLFVALKGDNFNGNQFAQQALASGARYALVDDPAVASQELRCLLVADSLLALQDLARHHRQTLTIPVIGLTGTNGKTTTKELIAAVLSKNYRTYATVGNLNNHIGVPLTVLSIRNDGPTAPYEMAVVEMGANHQKEIELLCSIAQPTHGLITNVGKAHLEGFGGVEGVRKGKGELYDYLAQHGRTVFINSRDKVLMAMYRERLKSLRSETVFAEAIFYPAVDSTEQTIELIQESPVVIYRDEAGYEVITYLPGQYNFENMLSALTIGRYFGVSRDDANRAIAEYNPTNNRSQVIHKGTNTILLDAYNANPSSMAAAIRQFAAMPARRKVVILGDMYELGQESEAEHAALGKLVAESQFDLVILAGKDMKYALGWLPKAYYIPDKFSLHNWLMDHPMTDTHILVKGSRGMGLESVLPFL; from the coding sequence ATGTCTACGAGTATGCTCTCAACGGCAGAACTTTATTCGAAATTTCAGGAATGCACTGGCGTTTCGACAGATACGCGCAAGATTACGGCCAACTGCCTGTTTGTTGCCCTCAAAGGAGACAACTTCAATGGGAATCAGTTTGCCCAACAGGCGCTGGCATCCGGAGCCCGTTATGCGCTTGTCGATGATCCGGCGGTAGCCAGTCAGGAGCTCCGCTGCCTGCTGGTGGCAGACAGTCTGCTGGCCCTTCAGGATCTGGCCCGCCACCACCGTCAGACATTGACGATTCCGGTAATTGGTCTTACGGGCACCAATGGCAAAACCACTACGAAAGAATTGATTGCCGCCGTACTGTCGAAAAATTACCGAACCTACGCCACGGTGGGTAATCTCAATAATCACATTGGTGTTCCGCTGACGGTGCTGTCGATCCGTAACGACGGACCGACAGCACCGTACGAAATGGCCGTTGTTGAGATGGGCGCTAATCATCAGAAAGAAATCGAGCTGCTCTGCTCGATTGCTCAGCCAACACACGGACTGATCACCAACGTTGGCAAAGCCCATCTGGAAGGTTTCGGCGGAGTGGAAGGCGTCCGGAAAGGAAAAGGTGAGCTATATGACTATCTGGCTCAGCATGGCCGAACGGTTTTTATCAATTCCCGCGACAAAGTATTAATGGCTATGTACCGCGAACGGCTGAAATCCTTACGTTCGGAAACCGTTTTTGCCGAAGCCATTTTTTATCCCGCCGTCGATTCGACCGAGCAGACGATTGAACTCATTCAGGAATCGCCGGTGGTCATTTATCGGGATGAGGCTGGCTATGAAGTCATTACGTACCTGCCTGGCCAGTATAATTTTGAAAATATGCTGTCGGCGCTGACTATCGGGCGCTATTTCGGTGTCTCAAGAGACGATGCCAACCGCGCTATCGCTGAGTACAACCCGACAAATAATCGCTCACAGGTTATTCATAAAGGCACCAACACCATTCTGCTCGATGCCTATAACGCCAATCCGAGTTCAATGGCCGCTGCGATACGTCAGTTTGCCGCTATGCCCGCCAGGCGTAAAGTGGTGATTCTGGGCGATATGTACGAACTCGGCCAGGAAAGCGAAGCCGAACACGCAGCGCTTGGCAAACTCGTTGCCGAAAGTCAGTTCGATCTGGTGATTTTAGCCGGGAAAGACATGAAATATGCGCTGGGCTGGTTACCCAAAGCCTATTACATTCCCGATAAGTTTTCGCTGCACAACTGGCTGATGGATCACCCCATGACCGATACACATATTCTGGTCAAAGGGTCAAGAGGTATGGGACTGGAATCGGTACTGCCGTTTTTATAA
- a CDS encoding GDSL-type esterase/lipase family protein: MNHVQKAFIFFGLLLLTFCTSAQTHRFENEIQAFETQDKQSPPPVQPILFVGSSSIRLWPDLQQYFPDKVVLNRGFGGSELSDVRYFADRAIIAYNPKQIVLYAGENDIASSKLTAQQTYDNFVDLFQYVRQKLPGVPFVYIAIKHSPSRRQFWSVVNETNQRISQYLAKQTDAKFVDIRPSMLGPNNQPLGTLFKSDSLHMTDAGYQRWAPVLKPYLK; this comes from the coding sequence ATGAATCACGTACAAAAAGCATTCATTTTTTTCGGCCTGCTGTTACTAACATTCTGTACATCAGCGCAGACCCATCGTTTCGAGAACGAAATCCAGGCCTTTGAAACCCAGGATAAACAAAGCCCACCACCAGTGCAGCCTATTCTGTTTGTGGGTAGTTCGTCTATTCGGCTCTGGCCTGATCTGCAACAATATTTTCCGGATAAAGTGGTCTTGAACCGAGGGTTCGGCGGCTCGGAACTAAGTGATGTGCGCTATTTTGCTGACCGCGCCATTATAGCGTATAACCCCAAACAAATCGTACTTTACGCGGGTGAAAACGATATTGCGTCCAGCAAACTGACCGCCCAGCAGACCTACGACAACTTCGTTGATCTCTTCCAGTACGTCCGTCAAAAACTACCGGGCGTTCCCTTTGTCTATATTGCCATCAAGCACAGCCCGTCGCGTCGGCAGTTCTGGTCTGTGGTTAACGAGACGAACCAACGCATCAGTCAGTATCTGGCGAAGCAGACGGACGCAAAATTTGTCGATATCAGGCCATCGATGCTTGGCCCAAACAATCAACCTTTAGGCACTTTATTCAAATCGGACAGCCTGCACATGACCGATGCAGGTTATCAACGCTGGGCTCCGGTATTGAAACCTTACCTGAAGTGA
- a CDS encoding bifunctional helix-turn-helix transcriptional regulator/GNAT family N-acetyltransferase, translated as MDFMAEMAELALASRLRRLSDLYWQGVTATYRQSGVDFDVRWATIFVLIARQGPVAVMEIADRLGITHPAVIQVINELEKHGLIVSAKSEQDGRKRLLSLSQTGQDMLPKLQPLWDAFITVNQQMLARQTHNMLISLQEMEAQLAERTFFDRIQDQLNINKSLQLAMSNIAIVPYSPEYQSDFKRLNIEWIETYFRVEQHDLEQLDHPEIYILPNKGQIFFAKADNQIIGCVAMVNTGTTDRGDSSFELAKMAVSPDARGKGVGKLLCLAAIDYARQLGVKTVWLESNRVLTPALTMYASVGFREVPRVPTPYARADIRMEINL; from the coding sequence ATGGATTTTATGGCCGAAATGGCCGAACTGGCTCTTGCAAGTCGGCTTCGGCGGTTAAGTGATCTGTACTGGCAGGGTGTAACAGCCACCTATCGGCAGTCGGGGGTTGACTTCGATGTTCGCTGGGCAACCATTTTTGTCCTGATTGCCCGACAGGGACCGGTAGCTGTTATGGAAATAGCCGACCGGTTAGGTATTACGCATCCGGCTGTAATTCAGGTTATTAATGAACTCGAGAAACATGGCCTGATCGTATCGGCCAAGTCGGAGCAGGACGGGCGTAAACGACTATTGTCGCTGAGCCAAACCGGGCAGGACATGCTTCCTAAGCTTCAGCCACTTTGGGATGCATTTATTACTGTCAACCAGCAAATGCTGGCGAGGCAGACGCACAATATGCTGATTTCGCTTCAGGAAATGGAAGCACAATTAGCCGAACGTACCTTTTTTGATCGAATTCAGGATCAATTAAACATCAATAAATCGCTGCAACTGGCCATGAGTAACATTGCTATTGTTCCTTACTCGCCTGAATATCAGTCTGACTTTAAACGACTGAATATTGAATGGATTGAAACGTATTTTCGGGTTGAACAGCACGATCTGGAGCAACTGGATCATCCCGAAATCTATATTCTGCCGAATAAGGGCCAGATTTTCTTTGCAAAAGCTGATAACCAAATTATTGGTTGCGTAGCTATGGTCAATACCGGAACGACAGACCGGGGTGATTCAAGTTTCGAACTGGCAAAAATGGCTGTATCACCCGATGCTCGCGGCAAGGGTGTTGGTAAATTACTGTGTTTAGCGGCCATCGATTATGCCCGGCAGCTAGGCGTCAAAACGGTCTGGCTTGAATCGAATCGGGTACTGACTCCTGCTCTGACCATGTATGCAAGTGTAGGTTTCCGCGAAGTGCCCCGCGTGCCAACACCTTACGCCCGTGCTGATATTCGTATGGAAATAAACCTGTAA
- a CDS encoding RidA family protein → MNSFRQLLFWFCLLLSAHKLVAQKIQYSNPPGLPVSKNYTQIVVTQASRVAYISGQVSANSQGEIVHKGDFRGQTRQVHENLKTALASMGATFVDVAKLTTYVVNTDEEKIGIVREVRNQFYTGPNPPASTYVGVQGLYDKDVLIEIEAIVVLK, encoded by the coding sequence ATGAACTCTTTTCGTCAACTACTTTTCTGGTTTTGTCTGCTGCTAAGTGCCCACAAGTTGGTTGCTCAAAAAATTCAGTATAGTAACCCGCCCGGACTGCCCGTTTCTAAAAACTACACGCAGATTGTTGTCACGCAGGCAAGCCGGGTCGCCTACATTTCCGGGCAGGTTTCGGCCAATAGCCAAGGAGAAATTGTTCATAAAGGCGATTTTCGGGGGCAGACCCGGCAGGTGCATGAAAACCTGAAAACAGCATTGGCCTCAATGGGCGCTACGTTTGTCGATGTAGCCAAACTAACGACCTATGTTGTCAATACCGATGAGGAGAAAATAGGGATTGTACGGGAAGTACGCAATCAATTTTACACAGGTCCCAATCCACCGGCCAGTACCTATGTTGGCGTTCAGGGGCTATATGATAAAGATGTATTGATTGAAATAGAAGCAATTGTCGTTCTGAAATAA